One genomic region from Salmonirosea aquatica encodes:
- a CDS encoding helix-turn-helix domain-containing protein, whose translation MQRFHLQEPLSIRTFELDQWTTPDRPPDCYTLILVLSGEGYHTINGNQFAYFPGDVFYLSVQDQYNFRITQRTKFCWLSFSTALVSKLRTTGDHAWNYLNLSISPCPGPIAPNSVDQGNLQGLAAILLSETKSLRPLISNPIIEGLVKTLLSLVDRLLTQRGAVAIAQSTYSSDVIQRVIAYINQNIGEPHRLRMDTLADEFNYSPGHLNALFRQHAGDSIRQFIMRHKLKLVAIKLRNSSLTVSQIADEFGFTDVCHLNKHFKRHYKHTPTLYRQSFPK comes from the coding sequence ATGCAACGCTTCCATCTGCAAGAACCTCTGTCGATAAGAACTTTTGAACTCGACCAATGGACTACCCCTGATCGTCCGCCTGACTGTTATACCCTCATTCTCGTTTTGTCGGGGGAAGGATACCATACTATTAACGGAAATCAGTTTGCCTACTTTCCAGGTGATGTTTTCTACCTTAGTGTTCAGGACCAATACAATTTTCGGATAACGCAGCGTACAAAATTCTGTTGGCTCTCTTTCTCTACAGCGCTAGTCAGTAAACTGAGGACAACGGGCGACCATGCGTGGAATTATCTCAATCTGTCCATTTCACCCTGTCCGGGGCCGATTGCTCCCAATTCAGTAGATCAGGGTAATTTACAGGGCCTAGCCGCCATTCTCCTATCAGAAACAAAAAGTCTTCGTCCCTTAATCAGTAATCCTATTATCGAAGGTTTAGTAAAAACACTGCTCAGTCTGGTCGATCGCTTACTCACCCAGCGCGGGGCAGTTGCAATAGCCCAATCCACCTATTCATCGGATGTAATACAGCGGGTAATCGCGTACATCAATCAGAACATTGGCGAGCCACACCGATTGCGAATGGATACCCTGGCTGATGAATTCAACTATTCCCCTGGTCATTTGAATGCGCTTTTCCGACAACATGCCGGTGATTCTATTCGGCAGTTTATCATGAGACACAAACTCAAACTGGTGGCCATAAAACTTCGTAACAGCTCACTGACGGTTTCCCAGATTGCGGACGAATTTGGATTCACTGACGTGTGCCACCTCAACAAGCATTTCAAACGTCACTACAAGCACACACCTACATTGTACCGACAGAGTTTCCCAAAATGA
- the treZ gene encoding malto-oligosyltrehalose trehalohydrolase, with translation MLSETHTKARTLGVNFSDEGTASIVLWAPKSSSASVLIEAKQRTITLEKKEYGYWSLETEEVKPGDEYLFVLDDGKEFPDPASLSQPGGVHGLSRAVDLKSFAWTDGDWQNIDLESYLIYEVHTGTYTSEGTFAAMEAKLDYLVDLGITAIEIMPVAQFSGDRNWGYDGVLPFCVQNSYGGAEALQHLVDKCHEKGLAVILDVVFNHIGPEGNNLDHFGHYFTDKYHTPWGNAINFDDAWCDGVRKFFKENALMWFRDFHIDALRLDAVHAIKDFSPVHILKEIKLEVEQLMWETGRLHYLIVELDLNDNRFINPVDQGGYGMDAQWIDEFHHALRVSSGQPGTGYYSDFDGVASLAKSYEDAYVYDGAFSEHRKKKFGIKASGNAGRQFVVFSQNHDHVGNRMLGERSSQLVSPSMQKLMAGAVLVSPYLPLLFMGEEYAEPNPFLYFVSHTDPELAEAVRKGRKKEFSAFHLEGEAPDPMAGETFNNSKLQWDLPDTEPHRTMLGYYKNLIAIRKKYPALNKLNRWNLRVAHDPSRQTLTLIRSHNEQQVVCFMNFSKGSHEAELPDTPGTWHKLLGSSDPQWGGQILMPESVSGRSLLTLPPESFTLYINQNE, from the coding sequence ATGTTGTCCGAAACCCATACCAAAGCGCGAACGCTGGGAGTGAATTTTAGTGATGAGGGTACTGCATCCATCGTTTTGTGGGCCCCTAAGTCCTCTTCGGCTAGCGTATTGATAGAAGCCAAACAGCGTACCATCACTTTGGAAAAGAAAGAATACGGCTATTGGTCATTAGAAACGGAAGAAGTCAAGCCCGGGGACGAGTATTTATTTGTGCTCGATGATGGCAAAGAATTCCCCGATCCGGCTTCGTTATCACAGCCCGGCGGCGTTCATGGCTTGTCCCGGGCGGTCGACTTGAAGTCATTCGCCTGGACTGATGGCGATTGGCAAAACATCGATCTGGAGTCTTACCTCATCTACGAGGTACACACTGGTACCTACACCAGCGAGGGTACCTTCGCAGCAATGGAAGCCAAACTGGATTACCTCGTCGATCTGGGAATTACTGCCATTGAAATCATGCCGGTCGCTCAGTTTTCCGGGGATCGAAACTGGGGTTACGATGGCGTGCTGCCGTTCTGCGTGCAGAACTCGTATGGCGGCGCGGAAGCCCTGCAACATCTGGTCGACAAGTGCCATGAGAAAGGACTGGCGGTTATACTGGATGTGGTTTTCAACCATATCGGTCCGGAGGGAAACAACCTGGATCACTTTGGGCACTATTTCACCGATAAATACCACACGCCCTGGGGCAATGCAATCAATTTTGATGATGCCTGGTGCGACGGGGTCCGGAAGTTTTTCAAAGAAAACGCCCTCATGTGGTTTCGGGACTTTCATATCGACGCCCTAAGGCTGGATGCCGTCCATGCCATCAAGGATTTCAGTCCGGTGCATATTCTGAAAGAAATAAAACTGGAGGTGGAACAACTGATGTGGGAGACGGGTCGGCTACACTACCTGATCGTCGAACTCGACCTGAACGATAATCGCTTTATCAATCCGGTCGATCAGGGTGGCTACGGGATGGACGCGCAATGGATCGACGAATTTCACCATGCTCTGCGGGTGAGTTCAGGGCAGCCCGGGACCGGCTATTATTCCGATTTCGACGGAGTGGCTTCGCTGGCAAAGTCTTACGAAGACGCTTACGTATATGACGGTGCGTTCTCGGAACATCGTAAGAAAAAATTCGGGATCAAAGCCTCAGGAAATGCGGGTCGCCAGTTCGTGGTTTTTTCGCAGAATCACGATCACGTGGGCAACCGGATGCTGGGAGAAAGGTCGAGCCAGCTCGTCAGTCCCTCCATGCAGAAGCTCATGGCCGGGGCGGTTTTGGTGAGCCCGTACCTGCCCTTGCTATTCATGGGTGAAGAGTACGCCGAGCCTAACCCCTTCCTGTATTTTGTGAGCCATACCGATCCCGAACTGGCTGAGGCAGTGCGTAAGGGCCGGAAAAAGGAATTCAGCGCCTTTCACCTGGAGGGTGAGGCACCGGATCCGATGGCCGGAGAAACGTTCAATAACAGCAAGCTGCAGTGGGACTTGCCGGACACAGAACCGCACCGCACCATGCTGGGCTATTATAAAAATCTGATTGCAATCCGGAAAAAATACCCGGCGCTAAATAAACTGAACAGGTGGAATCTGCGCGTAGCGCATGACCCGTCAAGGCAGACTCTAACGCTCATTCGCTCCCATAACGAACAGCAGGTGGTGTGTTTCATGAATTTCTCGAAAGGAAGCCATGAAGCCGAACTACCTGACACACCGGGAACGTGGCACAAGCTGCTGGGTTCTTCGGACCCGCAGTGGGGTGGGCAAATCCTCATGCCGGAATCGGTATCAGGTAGGTCTCTCCTGACTCTGCCGCCTGAATCATTTACACTTTATATTAACCAAAATGAATAA
- a CDS encoding alpha-amylase family glycosyl hydrolase, whose amino-acid sequence MNNPIATYRLQFHKDFTFKDLLGLIPYLHDLGVGTIYASPVFKSTEGSTHGYDGVDPNQIDPEIGTLEELKSISNTMKELGMGWLQDIVPNHMAFHSENPWLTDLLEKGKQSLYSSYFDIAWNSRLFQGKLMVPFLGSDLNEILEQEAIGVEYDGRRFVLKYEDATYPLSPESYLLVLDSDICQGTQALQQIVSQIRQINEIEDSAVFSSRWDELLAQLASLRKGEAEGTMIEACLNKLNADKDSLRKVIDRQSYVLCNWQKTESQINFRRFFTINGLICLNIQNPEVFAKYHHLTKALVQEGVFQGLRIDHIDGLFDPADYMTKIRELAGNDTFVVVEKILERAEDLPKDWPIQGTTGYEFLAWVNNLMTDTTRKKTFTDFYRQLTGMDETLEDQLMAKKSSILYDHMGGELDNLLHLFVELDLVEKEVIEKLGSDTFRKVIGSFLIHCPVYRYYGNSLPFSPNEGAALAQILNVIKEKQPELLEGISEFEKVLLERTGYGDPEYNARVLQFYQRCMQFTGPLMAKGGKIRSCTPTTGLWAIMMWAILPKTSD is encoded by the coding sequence ATGAATAATCCGATCGCCACCTACCGGCTTCAGTTCCACAAGGACTTCACGTTCAAAGACCTGCTTGGTCTGATCCCCTACCTGCATGACCTGGGCGTTGGGACCATCTATGCCTCCCCTGTTTTCAAATCAACGGAAGGCAGCACGCATGGGTACGACGGCGTCGACCCGAACCAGATCGACCCGGAGATCGGCACGCTGGAAGAACTGAAATCAATCAGTAATACTATGAAGGAGCTTGGCATGGGCTGGCTGCAGGACATTGTCCCCAACCACATGGCGTTTCATTCCGAAAACCCCTGGCTAACGGACCTGCTGGAAAAAGGCAAGCAGTCGCTCTACTCCTCTTACTTTGACATTGCCTGGAACAGCCGGCTGTTCCAGGGCAAACTGATGGTGCCTTTCCTGGGTTCGGACCTGAATGAAATCCTCGAACAGGAAGCGATCGGGGTGGAATACGACGGCAGGCGGTTTGTATTGAAATACGAAGATGCCACCTACCCGCTCAGTCCGGAATCGTACCTGCTGGTTCTGGATTCGGACATATGCCAGGGTACCCAGGCACTGCAGCAAATTGTTTCGCAAATCAGGCAAATCAACGAAATCGAAGATTCGGCCGTTTTTTCTTCCCGTTGGGACGAGCTGCTGGCGCAGCTTGCTTCTCTTCGGAAAGGAGAAGCGGAAGGGACAATGATCGAGGCCTGTCTGAACAAGCTGAACGCCGATAAAGACTCTCTGAGAAAAGTGATCGACCGCCAATCGTATGTGTTGTGTAATTGGCAAAAAACGGAATCTCAGATCAATTTCCGGCGTTTTTTCACCATCAACGGGTTGATCTGCCTTAACATCCAGAATCCGGAGGTTTTTGCCAAGTATCACCACCTGACTAAAGCCCTCGTGCAGGAGGGTGTGTTTCAGGGGTTGCGAATCGACCACATCGACGGACTTTTCGATCCCGCTGACTACATGACGAAAATCAGGGAGCTGGCGGGAAACGACACCTTCGTGGTGGTCGAAAAAATCCTAGAAAGAGCCGAAGACCTACCCAAAGACTGGCCCATACAGGGTACCACGGGGTATGAGTTTCTGGCCTGGGTCAACAACCTGATGACCGACACCACACGTAAAAAAACGTTCACCGACTTTTACCGGCAACTGACCGGAATGGACGAAACGCTTGAAGACCAATTGATGGCGAAAAAGTCGTCCATCCTCTACGATCACATGGGCGGTGAGCTGGACAACCTGCTCCACCTTTTTGTGGAGCTGGATCTGGTCGAAAAAGAGGTGATCGAAAAATTGGGTAGTGATACCTTCAGAAAAGTGATTGGCTCTTTTCTGATCCATTGCCCCGTGTACCGGTATTACGGCAATTCGTTGCCGTTCAGCCCCAACGAAGGGGCCGCATTGGCGCAGATACTGAATGTGATAAAGGAAAAACAGCCGGAGCTGTTGGAAGGAATATCAGAGTTTGAAAAGGTACTTCTGGAACGGACGGGCTATGGCGATCCGGAATATAACGCCAGGGTTCTCCAGTTCTATCAGCGGTGCATGCAGTTCACCGGGCCGCTGATGGCCAAGGGGGGGAAGATACGCTCATGTACACCAACAACCGGTTTGTGGGCCATAATGATGTGGGCGATTCTCCCGAAAACTTCGGATTAA
- the malQ gene encoding 4-alpha-glucanotransferase: MYTNNRFVGHNDVGDSPENFGLKPKDFHKKMKNRQENWPLGLNATSTHDTKRGEDVRARLNVLTELSTEFFEHIRKWVDLNAPLRKSENIPDTNDEYLIYQTLLGAFPMDAEDEKGFGERMEEYIQKALREAKVHTNWAEPNEEYENGAKRFARSLLDKKSSFWQDFAPFYQDVAEFGIINSLAQTLLKFTLPGTPDVYQGCELWDFSLVDPDNRRPVDFAKRKHLLAKFEKSDDQQGLLKQLWQDRHDAGIKLWLTRQLFHLRRQNARLFSEGSYIPLKVQGALKEHVFAFARIHRQTALIVAVPLQTASVCRAQQTDFFGIDWQDTKIVLPPRLDSPWELVLNGTQESYQDKIPVAGLFQRFPAAILKGVKPENKRRAGILLHISSLSSPFGIGDLGPEAYRFADFLNRSKQRVWQLLPLNPTESGQGHSPYSALSSQAGNSLLISLELLAEAGLLDGVDLADYQLPESKKVDFEKAVQVRNELMEKAYSNFKSKNDELATRNFEKFCVENEPWLEDFSLYMVLRDRHNQKPWTEWEEQYRLRDAGALSAFSSENADAIRFVKWVQFVFDTQWKSLKNYCHNLDIKLLGDMPFYVSYNSSDVWSNRDLFMLDEDGKIAGIAGVPPDAFSATGQLWGMPVFAWKNHKEDGYQWWIHRLKKNVELFDIIRLDHFRAFVDYWVVPGGEKVATNGKWEAGPDAAFFQAVEQALGKLPFIAEDLGEISPAVYALRDQFRLPGMKVLQFSFDENMPQSDHIPHAYSPNFIAYTGTHDNNTMVGWYRKDADEATRDRFETYAGTEVNELNVSRVAARLVYSSVAETAILPAQDALGLDESAKMNSPGTGDNNWAWRLLPGQLDKATETHLAQWTVLYDRD, encoded by the coding sequence ATGTACACCAACAACCGGTTTGTGGGCCATAATGATGTGGGCGATTCTCCCGAAAACTTCGGATTAAAGCCAAAGGATTTTCATAAAAAAATGAAAAATCGCCAGGAAAACTGGCCATTAGGTTTGAACGCCACCTCGACCCACGATACCAAAAGAGGAGAGGACGTGCGCGCCCGGCTCAATGTGCTGACTGAATTGTCCACCGAATTTTTTGAACACATCCGTAAGTGGGTGGATCTGAACGCACCCCTGAGGAAGTCGGAAAATATACCCGACACCAATGATGAATATTTGATTTATCAGACCCTCCTGGGTGCGTTTCCTATGGATGCGGAAGACGAAAAGGGTTTTGGCGAACGCATGGAGGAGTATATTCAGAAAGCGCTTCGGGAAGCCAAAGTACATACAAATTGGGCGGAACCGAATGAAGAATACGAGAACGGTGCAAAACGATTCGCCCGTTCGCTACTCGATAAAAAAAGCTCCTTCTGGCAGGACTTCGCCCCTTTTTATCAGGATGTCGCTGAGTTCGGTATCATCAATTCATTGGCACAGACGCTCCTAAAATTCACTTTGCCGGGAACGCCGGATGTCTACCAGGGTTGCGAGCTCTGGGACTTCAGCCTGGTGGACCCAGATAACCGCCGGCCGGTGGATTTTGCAAAGAGAAAACACTTGCTGGCCAAATTTGAAAAATCGGATGATCAGCAGGGTCTTTTAAAGCAACTCTGGCAAGATCGCCACGATGCCGGGATCAAACTCTGGCTCACCCGGCAGTTGTTTCATTTGCGGCGGCAGAACGCGCGCTTATTTTCAGAAGGAAGCTACATTCCCCTCAAAGTACAAGGGGCTTTGAAAGAACACGTTTTTGCTTTTGCCAGGATACACCGGCAGACCGCCCTGATTGTGGCGGTACCTTTACAAACGGCCTCCGTTTGCCGGGCGCAGCAAACCGATTTTTTCGGCATAGACTGGCAGGATACGAAAATCGTCCTCCCTCCCCGGCTGGATTCTCCGTGGGAGCTTGTACTGAATGGCACGCAGGAGAGCTACCAGGACAAGATACCAGTGGCAGGCCTTTTCCAACGGTTTCCGGCCGCAATCCTCAAAGGCGTGAAGCCGGAAAACAAGCGCCGTGCCGGTATTTTGCTGCACATTTCGTCGCTCAGTTCCCCATTCGGAATTGGTGATCTGGGGCCGGAGGCGTACCGCTTTGCTGACTTCCTGAACCGGAGTAAGCAGCGGGTCTGGCAGTTGCTGCCATTGAACCCCACCGAGAGCGGGCAGGGGCATTCTCCTTATAGCGCCCTTTCCAGTCAGGCAGGCAATTCGTTGCTGATCAGTCTGGAATTACTGGCAGAGGCAGGACTTCTCGACGGCGTGGACCTGGCCGATTACCAACTGCCCGAAAGTAAGAAGGTGGATTTTGAAAAGGCGGTGCAAGTCAGGAATGAACTTATGGAAAAAGCGTACAGTAACTTTAAGAGCAAAAACGACGAATTGGCTACCAGGAATTTTGAGAAGTTCTGCGTAGAAAACGAACCATGGCTGGAAGATTTTTCGCTCTATATGGTACTGCGTGACCGGCACAACCAAAAACCGTGGACAGAATGGGAGGAACAGTATCGCCTCAGAGACGCCGGAGCGTTAAGTGCATTTTCATCTGAAAACGCGGATGCTATCAGGTTCGTCAAATGGGTGCAGTTTGTGTTCGATACGCAGTGGAAATCATTGAAAAACTACTGCCACAATCTGGATATCAAACTCCTGGGCGACATGCCCTTCTATGTCAGCTACAATTCATCGGATGTGTGGTCAAACCGGGATCTTTTCATGCTCGATGAGGATGGAAAGATTGCCGGCATTGCGGGGGTACCACCCGATGCCTTTTCGGCTACGGGGCAACTTTGGGGCATGCCGGTTTTTGCCTGGAAAAACCATAAGGAGGACGGCTATCAATGGTGGATACACCGCCTGAAAAAAAATGTCGAGCTTTTTGACATCATACGACTGGATCACTTCCGTGCTTTCGTGGATTACTGGGTCGTACCGGGTGGAGAAAAAGTGGCTACAAACGGTAAATGGGAAGCCGGTCCGGACGCTGCATTCTTTCAGGCCGTGGAGCAAGCCCTGGGGAAGCTGCCTTTTATTGCGGAAGACCTGGGCGAAATAAGTCCGGCGGTGTATGCATTGCGCGATCAGTTCCGGCTGCCGGGTATGAAGGTGCTGCAATTTTCCTTCGATGAAAACATGCCCCAATCCGATCATATACCGCACGCATATTCCCCGAATTTTATTGCCTACACCGGGACGCACGACAACAATACAATGGTCGGCTGGTACCGGAAGGATGCTGACGAAGCAACGCGCGACCGATTTGAAACCTATGCCGGAACTGAAGTAA